In Mobula hypostoma chromosome 11, sMobHyp1.1, whole genome shotgun sequence, the following are encoded in one genomic region:
- the LOC134353850 gene encoding zinc finger protein 214-like encodes MMFTCSDCGKGFTQSSQLKVHQRVHTGERPFTCSDCGKGFTHLSSLLAHQRVHTGEKPFTCSDCGKGFTRSSLLKLHQHVHTGERPFICSDCGKGFTRSSYLLTHQSVHTGERPFTCSDCGKGFIQSSQLKVHQRVHIGEKPFTCSECGKGFIYQSYLKQHQRVHTGERPFICSECGKGFSQSCNLLTHYRVHTGERPFICSECGKGFSHSSHLRKHCRVHTGEKV; translated from the coding sequence ATgatgttcacctgctcagactgtgggaagggattcactcagtcatcacaactgaaggtacatcagcgagttcacacgggggagaggccattcacctgctcagattgtgggaaaggattcacacaCTTATCCAGCCTACTGGCACACCAGCGCGTTCACAcaggggagaaaccattcacctgctcagattgtgggaagggattcactcgatcatctctACTGAAGCTGCATCAGCacgttcacactggagagagaccattcatctgctcagactgtgggaagggattcactcggtcatcttacctactgacacaccagtcagttcacaccggagagaggccattcacctgctcagactgtgggaagggattcattcagtcatctcaactgaaggtacatcagcgagttcacattggggagaagccgttcacctgctcagaatgtgggaagggattcatttacCAATCTTACCTGAAacaacatcagcgagttcacactggagagaggccattcatctgttctgaatgtgggaagggattttctCAGTCATGCAACCTTTTGACACACtaccgagttcacactggggagaggccgtttatctgctctgaatgtgggaaggggttcAGTCACTCATCCCACCTTCGGAAGCACTgccgagttcacaccggggagaaagTTTAA